In one Sphingobium indicum B90A genomic region, the following are encoded:
- a CDS encoding energy transducer TonB produces MAYADHSQGSSRTISIIIVALIHAVLGYAFVTGLGMKYVKKAAEQLNVIDVKEEPPPPDEEPPPPPPDQPVEPPPVVAPPPIVQTPAPAPPIQTVRTPPPVFNPVPVAAPPPPAPPPPEVPASRASPRSSPGSWLSDADYPSRAQREERSGTAGFRLEIGPDGRVTNCTITSSTGHADLDEATCRLLPRRARFKPATAAGGGPMSDTYNGRITWRLPE; encoded by the coding sequence ATGGCCTATGCTGACCACTCGCAAGGATCGAGTCGTACGATCTCGATCATCATCGTCGCCCTGATTCACGCTGTTCTGGGTTACGCCTTCGTCACCGGCCTTGGCATGAAATATGTCAAAAAGGCGGCGGAACAGCTGAACGTGATCGACGTAAAGGAGGAACCGCCGCCACCGGACGAGGAGCCGCCGCCGCCGCCGCCAGACCAGCCGGTCGAACCGCCGCCGGTCGTCGCGCCGCCGCCGATCGTTCAGACCCCGGCGCCCGCACCGCCGATTCAGACGGTCCGGACCCCGCCGCCGGTCTTCAACCCGGTTCCGGTCGCCGCGCCGCCGCCGCCGGCTCCGCCGCCGCCGGAGGTTCCCGCCTCCCGCGCGTCCCCGCGCAGCAGTCCGGGTAGCTGGCTCAGCGATGCCGACTATCCCAGCCGCGCGCAGCGTGAAGAACGTTCGGGCACGGCCGGGTTCCGCCTGGAAATCGGTCCGGACGGTCGCGTGACCAACTGCACCATCACCTCTTCGACCGGCCATGCCGACCTCGACGAGGCGACGTGCCGCCTGCTGCCGCGACGTGCGAGGTTCAAGCCCGCGACGGCAGCCGGAGGCGGTCCGATGTCGGACACGTACAATGGCCGGATCACCTGGCGTCTGCCGGAGTGA
- a CDS encoding MotA/TolQ/ExbB proton channel family protein yields the protein MLMYLAAAAAPKAENPYGLMEALEQGGTIAWTVFIILCGMSVGTFYILFTKLIEQQKVINQGKKVRATFWRAASLKEGTAKLEKNSAYKQIVDDGIKAQEEHTKLTDPVEAHDWLHGSLARSEASINSKLGGGLAFLATVGSTSPFIGLFGTVIGIYRALIKIGAAGQASIDAVAGPVGEALIMTALGLAVAVPAVLAYNFLQRRNKSIAEQLNGFTVDLLAHLVSNGAVKPTIAAAPAAPAAKPAAAPTKA from the coding sequence ATGTTGATGTATCTCGCAGCAGCTGCCGCGCCCAAGGCGGAGAACCCCTATGGCCTGATGGAGGCCCTGGAGCAGGGCGGCACCATCGCCTGGACCGTTTTCATCATCCTTTGCGGTATGTCGGTCGGCACCTTCTACATTCTGTTCACCAAGCTGATCGAACAGCAGAAGGTGATCAACCAGGGCAAGAAGGTTCGCGCAACCTTCTGGCGCGCCGCCAGCCTGAAGGAAGGCACCGCCAAGCTCGAAAAGAACTCGGCCTACAAGCAGATCGTCGATGACGGCATCAAGGCCCAGGAAGAACACACCAAGCTGACCGACCCGGTCGAAGCCCATGACTGGCTGCACGGCTCGCTCGCCCGTTCGGAAGCTTCGATCAACTCGAAGCTCGGCGGCGGCCTGGCGTTCCTCGCCACCGTCGGTTCGACCTCGCCGTTCATCGGTCTGTTCGGTACGGTTATCGGCATCTACCGCGCGCTCATCAAGATCGGCGCCGCCGGTCAGGCCTCGATCGACGCCGTCGCCGGCCCGGTCGGTGAAGCTCTGATCATGACCGCCCTGGGTCTGGCCGTGGCCGTTCCCGCGGTGCTCGCCTACAACTTCCTGCAGCGCCGCAACAAGTCGATCGCCGAACAGCTCAACGGCTTCACCGTCGACCTGCTGGCTCACCTGGTGTCGAACGGCGCCGTGAAGCCGACGATCGCCGCTGCCCCGGCCGCTCCGGCCGCCAAGCCGGCAGCCGCGCCGACCAAGGCCTGA
- a CDS encoding MerC domain-containing protein: MPISLRQHLLNGRIDRLAIALSGMCVAHCFGTAVLLGVLASAGGIFESPIFHEAGLALAILLGAVALGHGAVAHGFMMPAAIGSLGLGIMAGALTMDHGWQESAYTLLGVGILALGHDLNHRAGR; this comes from the coding sequence ATGCCGATCAGCCTTCGCCAGCATCTGCTCAACGGCCGGATCGATCGCCTCGCGATCGCTCTGTCGGGCATGTGCGTGGCGCATTGCTTCGGCACGGCCGTGCTGCTGGGCGTGCTCGCCTCGGCCGGGGGGATTTTCGAAAGCCCGATCTTCCATGAGGCCGGACTTGCGCTGGCGATCCTGCTCGGCGCGGTGGCGCTCGGCCACGGCGCGGTGGCGCATGGCTTCATGATGCCCGCCGCCATCGGATCGCTGGGCCTGGGCATCATGGCGGGCGCGCTCACCATGGACCATGGCTGGCAGGAAAGCGCCTATACGTTGCTGGGCGTCGGCATCCTGGCGCTCGGTCACGATCTCAATCACCGCGCCGGGCGATAG
- a CDS encoding TonB-dependent receptor: MRRSFACLLFPLMMSAAPGALMAQTEEPRGPAGQMDDADEIVVTGQPERGAVVGNVRPEQQLSAADVRALGVTSISEMIAELSPQTNGTPVILLNGKRISSFSEIQDIPSEAVARVDILPEQVALSYGYAPTQKVVNIVLRQRFRAETADLRAGATTQGGRENGSVEGALLRIRGDNRFTLDMQYRTAASLLESERGVAPIVQGERANRQSGIDAFLVGGNGMTGGELAHHRTLSPATESFAANATLARALGKVSMTVNGRLELSDNDSLQGFQAAAFDLPAGNPFSPFATPTSFYRYLRQAGELGQQIKGTTGHVGVTLSGLLGGGWQWSFTGNGDYSNTRTSTDRGFATGAIQSAIDAGADPFGGFSSDLLSTRVIDRAEAESKAVQGDLLLSGPLFDLPAGAVTTAVRVGGSANGFDSWSIRSGEQRDNSYSREIGSGQISVDLPITSRSKGVLGAVGDIGVNVNAAAQHYSDFGTLSTLGYGMRWRPVPAVQLLMSANQDRAAPTGAQITDPPISTPNVSVFDYATGQTVFVTQLSGGNAALRESVRDQFRLSANIKPFEKPNLTLTATYANSRTSNPISAFPTPTPAIEDAFPQRFLRDDDGNLTQIDARPINFLRSRSEQLRWGFDLSVPLKSHIQKVVEAWRAAGAKPEERPRELQDLRGLFGNRGPGGQRPQGQDGGERPRGEGDRGGPGGGLGEGPRRPGGGFGGPGGFGGGRGGGGGGRLSFSLYHTWHLNESILIAPGVPELDLLNGDATGSSGGQPRHELNARLGYVNNGLGARLSVDWESGTHVDGALGGTTGGASRLDFGSLATADLRLFANLGQMPSLVKKHPFLRGARISIGIDNLFNQRRSVTDADGITPVRYQPGYLDPLGRAVTISFRKLFF, translated from the coding sequence GTGCGCCGTTCCTTTGCCTGTCTTTTGTTTCCGTTGATGATGAGTGCGGCGCCGGGCGCGCTGATGGCGCAGACCGAGGAACCCAGGGGCCCGGCCGGGCAGATGGACGATGCGGACGAGATCGTCGTCACCGGCCAGCCCGAACGCGGCGCCGTGGTCGGCAATGTGAGGCCGGAGCAGCAGCTTTCCGCCGCCGATGTCCGCGCCCTGGGCGTCACGTCCATATCGGAGATGATCGCGGAACTGTCGCCCCAGACCAACGGCACGCCGGTGATCCTGCTGAACGGCAAGCGGATCTCCAGCTTTTCGGAAATCCAGGACATCCCGTCCGAAGCGGTGGCGCGGGTCGACATCCTGCCCGAACAGGTGGCGCTCAGCTATGGTTATGCGCCGACGCAGAAGGTGGTGAACATCGTACTGCGCCAGCGGTTCCGCGCCGAAACGGCGGACCTGCGGGCAGGCGCCACGACGCAGGGCGGGCGGGAGAATGGCTCCGTCGAAGGCGCGCTGCTGCGCATCCGAGGCGACAATCGCTTCACCCTCGACATGCAGTACAGGACCGCCGCGTCGCTGCTGGAAAGCGAGCGCGGCGTGGCGCCGATCGTGCAGGGCGAGCGGGCCAACCGGCAGTCGGGCATCGACGCCTTTCTGGTGGGCGGGAACGGCATGACCGGCGGCGAGCTGGCCCATCATCGCACGCTCAGCCCGGCGACGGAGAGCTTCGCCGCCAATGCGACCCTGGCCCGCGCCCTGGGCAAGGTGTCGATGACCGTCAACGGGCGGCTGGAGCTGTCCGACAATGACAGCCTGCAAGGGTTCCAGGCGGCGGCGTTCGACCTGCCGGCGGGCAACCCCTTCTCGCCCTTCGCCACGCCGACGAGCTTCTATCGCTATCTGCGCCAGGCGGGCGAGCTGGGGCAGCAGATCAAGGGCACGACCGGCCATGTCGGGGTGACGCTCAGCGGCCTTCTGGGCGGCGGCTGGCAATGGTCCTTCACCGGCAATGGCGATTATTCGAACACGCGCACTTCGACCGACCGGGGATTCGCGACCGGCGCGATCCAGAGCGCGATCGATGCGGGCGCGGACCCGTTCGGCGGCTTTTCGTCCGACCTGCTGTCGACGCGGGTGATCGACCGGGCGGAGGCGGAATCGAAGGCGGTGCAGGGCGACCTGCTGCTGTCGGGTCCGCTGTTCGACCTGCCGGCCGGGGCGGTGACGACCGCGGTGCGCGTGGGCGGATCGGCCAATGGCTTCGATAGCTGGTCGATCCGTTCGGGCGAGCAGCGCGACAACAGCTACAGCCGGGAAATCGGCAGCGGGCAGATCAGCGTCGACCTGCCGATCACCAGCCGGTCGAAGGGAGTGCTGGGCGCGGTGGGCGACATCGGCGTCAATGTGAACGCGGCGGCGCAGCATTATTCCGACTTCGGTACGCTTTCGACCCTGGGATACGGCATGCGCTGGCGGCCGGTGCCCGCCGTGCAGTTGCTGATGTCCGCGAACCAGGATCGCGCCGCGCCCACGGGCGCGCAGATCACCGATCCGCCGATCTCCACACCCAATGTGTCGGTGTTCGACTATGCGACCGGGCAGACCGTGTTCGTGACGCAACTGAGCGGGGGCAATGCCGCCCTCAGAGAAAGCGTGCGCGACCAGTTCCGCCTCAGCGCCAATATCAAGCCGTTCGAGAAACCCAATCTGACGCTGACGGCGACCTACGCCAACAGCCGGACGAGCAACCCGATCTCGGCCTTTCCGACGCCGACCCCCGCCATCGAGGATGCCTTCCCCCAGCGTTTCCTGCGGGACGATGACGGCAATCTGACGCAGATCGATGCGCGGCCAATCAATTTCCTGCGGTCGCGGAGCGAGCAGCTTCGCTGGGGTTTCGACCTGTCCGTTCCGCTGAAATCGCACATCCAGAAGGTGGTGGAGGCCTGGCGGGCCGCGGGCGCCAAGCCGGAGGAGCGACCCAGGGAATTGCAGGATCTGCGCGGCCTGTTCGGCAATCGCGGGCCGGGCGGGCAGCGCCCTCAAGGGCAGGATGGCGGCGAGCGGCCACGGGGCGAAGGCGATCGCGGCGGCCCGGGCGGAGGCCTTGGCGAAGGCCCGCGAAGACCGGGCGGCGGCTTTGGCGGGCCGGGCGGTTTCGGCGGCGGAAGGGGCGGCGGAGGCGGTGGGCGGCTCAGCTTCAGCCTCTATCACACCTGGCATCTCAACGAGAGCATCCTGATCGCGCCCGGCGTGCCGGAACTGGACCTGCTGAACGGCGACGCCACAGGGTCGTCGGGCGGCCAGCCGCGGCATGAGCTGAATGCGCGGCTGGGCTATGTCAATAACGGCCTGGGCGCGCGGTTGAGCGTGGATTGGGAAAGCGGCACCCATGTCGATGGCGCGCTGGGCGGAACCACGGGTGGGGCATCGCGGCTGGACTTCGGCAGCCTGGCGACGGCGGACCTGCGCCTGTTCGCCAATCTGGGGCAGATGCCTTCGCTGGTGAAGAAGCATCCCTTCCTGCGCGGCGCGCGCATATCGATCGGCATCGACAATCTGTTCAACCAGCGGCGCAGCGTCACCGATGCGGACGGGATCACGCCGGTCCGCTACCAGCCCGGCTATCTCGACCCGCTGGGGCGGGCGGTGACGATCAGTTTCCGCAAGCTGTTCTTCTGA
- a CDS encoding PilZ domain-containing protein: MGATVQTNPYRGSNRLADRRTALIGVRIRRPGETWFKSQVTDVSEVGFRLKSFMKLAAGDDLWIMLPGFEGRRARVLWSRSHESGCVFERPLHPAILDHIIRIGQ, encoded by the coding sequence ATGGGCGCCACAGTTCAGACAAATCCGTATCGCGGCAGCAATCGTCTGGCGGATCGCCGCACGGCGCTGATCGGCGTTCGGATCCGGCGGCCGGGCGAAACCTGGTTCAAGAGCCAGGTCACGGATGTCTCCGAAGTCGGCTTCCGCCTCAAAAGTTTCATGAAATTGGCGGCCGGCGACGATCTTTGGATCATGCTGCCGGGCTTCGAAGGCCGCCGCGCGCGCGTGTTGTGGAGCCGGTCGCATGAATCGGGCTGCGTCTTCGAACGCCCGCTGCATCCGGCGATCCTCGATCACATCATCCGAATCGGCCAATAA
- the pip gene encoding prolyl aminopeptidase gives MRTLYPAIEPFASGHLDVGDGHRVYWERAGTPGAKPAVFLHGGPGGGISPDHRRLFDPERYDVLLFDQRGCGRSTPHAELEANTSWHLVADIERLRRMMGVERWLVFGGSWGSTLALAYAQSHADRVTELVLRGIFTIRRQEIDWYYQQGASRIYPEKWERFVAPIPEAERGDLLHAYRRILTGDDRAAQIAAAKAWSLWEGETIRLLPDEALSATHEADDFALAFARIENHYFVHGGWLEEGQLIRDAGKLADIPGVIVQGRYDMACPAETAWALHRAWPQARFEMIEGAGHAFNEPGILDALIRATDGFAAQAKG, from the coding sequence ATGCGCACGCTCTATCCCGCCATCGAACCCTTCGCCTCCGGACATCTCGATGTGGGCGACGGCCACCGCGTCTATTGGGAGCGGGCCGGGACGCCGGGCGCCAAGCCTGCCGTCTTCCTGCATGGCGGCCCCGGCGGCGGCATATCGCCCGATCACCGCCGCCTGTTCGATCCGGAACGCTATGACGTGCTCCTTTTCGACCAGCGCGGCTGCGGCCGCTCGACGCCCCATGCGGAGCTGGAGGCGAACACAAGCTGGCACCTGGTCGCGGACATCGAACGGCTGCGGCGGATGATGGGCGTCGAGCGATGGCTGGTCTTCGGCGGAAGCTGGGGGTCGACGCTGGCGCTGGCCTATGCCCAGAGCCATGCCGACCGCGTGACCGAACTGGTGCTGCGCGGCATCTTCACCATCCGCAGGCAGGAAATCGACTGGTATTACCAGCAGGGCGCCAGCCGCATCTACCCGGAAAAATGGGAACGCTTCGTCGCGCCCATTCCGGAGGCGGAGCGCGGCGACCTGCTCCACGCCTATCGCCGCATCCTGACCGGCGACGACCGCGCCGCCCAGATCGCCGCCGCCAAGGCGTGGAGCCTTTGGGAAGGCGAAACCATCCGCCTGCTGCCCGACGAGGCGCTCTCCGCCACCCATGAGGCGGACGACTTCGCACTGGCCTTCGCCCGCATCGAAAATCATTATTTCGTCCATGGCGGCTGGCTGGAGGAAGGGCAGCTCATCCGGGACGCCGGGAAGCTGGCGGACATTCCCGGCGTCATCGTGCAGGGCCGCTACGACATGGCCTGCCCCGCCGAAACGGCCTGGGCGCTGCACAGGGCCTGGCCGCAGGCGCGCTTCGAGATGATCGAAGGGGCGGGCCATGCGTTCAACGAACCGGGCATATTGGACGCGCTCATCAGGGCGACGGACGGGTTTGCCGCCCAAGCGAAAGGATAA
- the glpX gene encoding class II fructose-bisphosphatase, with translation MVQASSILDRVLVLEMVRVTEAAAIAASKLIGRGDEKAADAAAVEAMRLAFNDLYMDGTVVIGEGERDEAPMLYIGEKVGNAIGTGPRIDIALDPLEGTTITAKAGPNALAVLAISEEGGLLNAPDVYMEKLAVGPGLPDGVIDLNRPVKENVEAVARAKGVDPHEIIVCVLDRPRHEKLIAELRAIGCGIMLIPDGDVAGVIATTDPETNIDMYMGSGGAPEGVLACAALRCVGGQFKGKLLFRNDDERARARKWGIADLDKVYDLNELAKGDCIFAATGVTDGSLLAGVKRLPGGRLTTDSVVMRASTGTVRWVKGEHRLDRKPI, from the coding sequence ATGGTGCAGGCAAGCTCGATACTCGATCGCGTGCTGGTGCTGGAGATGGTGCGCGTGACCGAGGCGGCCGCCATCGCCGCGTCGAAGCTGATCGGCCGGGGCGATGAAAAGGCCGCCGACGCCGCCGCGGTCGAGGCGATGCGCCTGGCCTTCAACGACCTCTATATGGACGGCACCGTCGTCATCGGCGAAGGCGAACGGGACGAGGCGCCGATGCTGTACATCGGGGAAAAGGTCGGCAACGCGATCGGCACCGGCCCCCGGATCGACATCGCGCTCGATCCGCTGGAGGGCACCACCATCACCGCCAAGGCCGGTCCCAACGCGCTGGCCGTGCTGGCGATTTCCGAGGAGGGCGGCCTGCTCAACGCGCCCGACGTCTATATGGAGAAGCTGGCGGTCGGCCCCGGCCTGCCGGACGGCGTCATCGACCTCAACAGGCCGGTGAAGGAGAATGTCGAGGCGGTCGCCCGCGCCAAGGGCGTCGATCCGCATGAGATCATCGTCTGCGTGCTGGACCGGCCGCGCCATGAGAAGCTGATCGCGGAGCTGCGCGCCATCGGCTGCGGCATCATGCTGATCCCGGACGGGGACGTGGCGGGGGTGATCGCCACCACCGATCCGGAAACCAATATCGACATGTACATGGGTTCGGGCGGCGCGCCGGAGGGCGTGCTGGCCTGCGCGGCGCTGCGCTGCGTCGGCGGGCAGTTCAAGGGCAAGCTGCTGTTCCGCAACGACGACGAGCGCGCCCGCGCCCGCAAATGGGGCATTGCCGATCTGGACAAGGTCTATGACCTCAACGAACTGGCCAAGGGCGACTGCATCTTCGCGGCGACCGGCGTCACCGACGGATCGCTGCTGGCCGGGGTCAAGCGGCTGCCGGGCGGCAGGCTCACCACCGACAGCGTCGTGATGCGCGCCAGCACCGGCACCGTGCGCTGGGTGAAGGGCGAGCACCGGCTGGACCGGAAGCCGATCTGA
- a CDS encoding ExbD/TolR family protein, whose translation MAMSAGSEDGEPMVEMNTTPLIDVMLVLLIMFIITIPIQTHAVKIDLPQNAPPTDSVIDPVKNKVAIDPSGVITWNGSAIDLLTLRQYLQQSLRLPVEPELQFQPNAATRYVVVDEVLAEIKRAGVTKLGFVGNEQYGNF comes from the coding sequence ATGGCTATGAGTGCCGGAAGTGAAGATGGCGAACCGATGGTGGAAATGAACACGACGCCGTTGATCGACGTCATGCTCGTTCTCCTCATCATGTTCATCATCACCATCCCGATCCAGACCCACGCGGTCAAGATCGACCTGCCGCAGAACGCCCCGCCGACCGACAGCGTCATCGACCCTGTCAAGAACAAGGTGGCGATCGATCCCAGCGGCGTCATCACCTGGAACGGTTCGGCCATCGACCTGCTGACCCTGCGTCAGTATCTGCAGCAGTCGCTGCGGTTGCCGGTCGAGCCCGAATTGCAGTTCCAGCCCAACGCGGCCACCCGCTACGTCGTCGTCGACGAGGTGCTGGCCGAGATCAAGCGCGCCGGCGTGACCAAGCTGGGCTTCGTCGGCAACGAACAATACGGCAATTTCTAA
- a CDS encoding homoserine dehydrogenase gives MTNLHRHAPLRVALVGLGTVGGGVIRLLQTNADLIARRAGCPIQIVAISARDRNKDRGVDLSPYEWVDDMTTLATRDDIDVVVELIGGADGPALTLARQCLSVGKPFVTANKAMLAHHGLDLAGLAEKAGVALKYEAAVAGGIPVIKGMREGAAANEIARVYGILNGTCNYILTTMEKEGRGFDEVLKEAQELGYAEADPSFDIDGVDAAHKLTILASLAFGTELDFDAVAITGIRHVIAADIAEAAALGYRIRLVGMAENGPEGLFQRVHPMLVPLDHPLAHVDGSLNAVVAEGNFVGRLFFQGRGAGDGPTASAVVADLIDVARDEYGDALAMPVAALAQQKPADAGKRVGRAYLRFKVQDRPGVLAEIAAATRDAGVSIESMIQRGASQTDGVLVAIVTHAGEERCVRETLDRLAGSDSLLQTPVVMHILD, from the coding sequence ATGACCAATCTGCACCGCCATGCCCCGCTGCGCGTCGCGCTGGTCGGCCTCGGCACGGTGGGCGGCGGGGTCATCCGGCTGCTCCAGACCAATGCGGACCTGATCGCTCGCCGCGCCGGCTGCCCGATCCAGATCGTCGCCATCTCCGCCCGCGACCGGAACAAGGATCGCGGCGTCGACCTGTCGCCCTATGAATGGGTGGACGACATGACGACGCTGGCGACCCGCGACGACATCGACGTGGTGGTGGAACTGATCGGCGGGGCGGACGGCCCTGCCCTCACCCTCGCCCGCCAGTGCCTGAGCGTCGGCAAGCCCTTCGTCACCGCCAACAAGGCGATGCTGGCCCATCATGGCCTGGACCTCGCCGGGCTGGCGGAAAAGGCGGGCGTGGCGCTCAAATATGAAGCGGCGGTCGCGGGCGGCATCCCGGTCATCAAGGGCATGCGCGAGGGCGCGGCCGCGAACGAGATCGCCCGCGTCTACGGCATCCTCAACGGCACCTGCAACTATATCCTGACCACGATGGAGAAAGAAGGACGCGGCTTCGACGAGGTGCTGAAGGAAGCGCAGGAACTGGGCTATGCCGAAGCCGATCCCAGCTTCGACATCGACGGCGTCGACGCCGCGCACAAGCTGACCATCCTCGCCAGCCTCGCCTTCGGCACGGAACTGGATTTCGACGCGGTCGCGATCACCGGCATCCGGCACGTCATCGCCGCCGACATCGCGGAAGCGGCGGCGCTGGGCTATCGCATCCGCCTGGTCGGCATGGCGGAAAACGGCCCGGAAGGCCTGTTCCAGCGCGTCCATCCGATGCTGGTGCCGCTCGACCATCCGCTCGCCCATGTCGACGGATCGCTGAACGCCGTGGTGGCGGAGGGCAATTTCGTCGGCCGCCTCTTCTTCCAGGGGCGCGGCGCCGGCGACGGCCCCACCGCATCGGCGGTGGTCGCTGACCTGATCGACGTGGCGCGCGACGAATATGGCGACGCGCTGGCCATGCCGGTCGCGGCGCTCGCGCAGCAGAAGCCCGCGGATGCCGGCAAGCGCGTCGGCCGCGCCTATCTGCGCTTCAAGGTGCAGGACCGGCCCGGCGTGCTGGCGGAGATCGCGGCGGCGACCCGCGACGCCGGCGTGTCCATAGAGAGCATGATCCAGCGCGGCGCCAGCCAGACGGACGGGGTGCTGGTGGCGATCGTCACCCATGCGGGCGAGGAACGCTGCGTGCGCGAGACGCTGGACCGGCTGGCCGGGTCGGACAGCCTGCTGCAAACGCCGGTGGTGATGCATATACTGGATTGA
- a CDS encoding ExbD/TolR family protein, whose translation MAMSVGSDGGDDKPMSDINTTPLVDVMLVLLIIFLIAVPVVVQTVQLQLPKVAFEPTTTKPENVSLSITQASDGSCAVYWNLTRVSSNELLDRAVAKLEADIKKAGGVENLTPEDLPEVHIRGDINVPYRCIGGTIYTMQRAGFPKVGFISEPEPGTTTRRL comes from the coding sequence ATGGCAATGAGTGTTGGCTCTGACGGCGGTGACGACAAGCCGATGTCCGACATCAACACGACGCCGCTCGTCGACGTCATGCTGGTGTTGCTCATCATCTTCCTCATCGCGGTCCCGGTCGTCGTCCAGACGGTTCAGCTACAGCTTCCCAAGGTCGCGTTCGAGCCGACGACGACGAAACCGGAAAATGTTTCCCTGTCGATCACGCAGGCTTCCGACGGTAGCTGTGCGGTCTACTGGAACCTGACCCGCGTGTCCTCCAACGAGCTGCTCGACCGCGCGGTCGCGAAGCTGGAGGCGGACATCAAGAAGGCGGGCGGCGTTGAGAACCTGACGCCGGAGGATCTGCCCGAAGTGCATATCCGCGGCGACATCAACGTTCCCTATCGGTGCATCGGCGGCACCATCTACACGATGCAGCGCGCCGGTTTCCCGAAGGTCGGCTTCATCTCCGAGCCCGAACCGGGCACGACGACCCGCCGGCTTTAA